ACCCCAAATTCATCCTATAAGGAATTAAGGTGACAGTATACTTATTTCCCGATAATTAAGTATATCCTCCGCAATCAAATTGCTATAGGACAAGCTGTCACCGAAATTATTCTTTAGGGATGATAATTTTGGTCCCGGTCCTGAGCTTATTCGGACTGCTTATCCTGTCTTTGTTGATCTCGTAAAGATATTTCCACTTCGCGGGATTCCCGAGTTCCTTCTTCGCGATGGAAGAAAGAGTATCGCCTTTCTGCACTACATACTCTCTTTTGGAGACCTTTATCTTGCTCTCGACGTTCTTCTCTTCCTCGATGACATATTTCCCCTCTTCTACCTTCGTGGCCTGTTCGAGCTGCGCCTCGCCCGGGGCCGGGATCATTACCTCCTCGACCTCGGCTATCATGAACTGGGCGTTGCGGTCTTTCTGCATCCCGATCAGGTCGGTTACCGGCGCGATGGCGTCGAGTTTTCCGCGGCTAACTATCTTGATACGGCCGTCAGGTATGCCGTTCTTGAGCATGAAATCCTTCACCGCGTCGGCGCGCTGCCTTCCGAGTTTTTGATTGTATTTTTCCGTCCCGCGGATGTCGCAGTTACCGGTTATAAGGATGCTGCAGTCGGGATTATGCTTTAAAGTCCAGACGGCCTCATCGAGGATCTTCTTGACGTCAACGCGCAAATAGGATTTGTTATAATCAAAGTAGATCTTGACGTTCTTTTTTATGTTCTTGATGAGCAGCGACGGCCTCAATTCCTGCGGCTTGGGGGCAGGCAATTCTTCCGATTTATAATCGAATATTATCTTATACATGTATATGTAACCCCTGTTCCCCCACAGCGAGGTCGTGCCGGACGCAGCAGTGCCGGGCTCCTTCGGCCACCACCAGTATCCGCCCATATCCGCGTCCTTTATGGGAGCCGGTTGAGCGTCGGTAGGCCACCATTGGAATTGTTTCTGTAATTCCTGCATTTCGGTTTCGCGGTTGGCTTTCCTCTGCTCTTTGTTGATAAACAGGTTTGAGGCAAAAAGATCCGTCGCGGTCAAAATAAGCAGGGCAATTAATACGTATCCGGCGATCGTCCTTTTCGACATTTGTGATCCCTCCTTTACTGGGTCTCTCCGCTTCCTATCAGGCTCTCGTAGAACTCCCTGTAATCCTCTTTTTTGTCGCTTCCGCGCAGGGCCATCGCGGCGCGGGGGTGCTCGTCAAGGATACCCGTTATCGCGTACGGTATGATGTAGCCCCATTCCATCTTTTCCCTTAACGGGATGAACTCTTTCGATATGAGGTCGAGCACCGGGCGTATATCAAATTTCGGGTTCTTCAGGAACCCGAGTATGAGTTCGAGCGGGCAGTTGCCGGCGGCCCTTCCCAGGCCATAGACCGTCCCGTCGACATAATTCGCGTTGTGGATTATCGCCTCTATCGTGTTGCCGAAAGCGAGCTGCTGGTTATTGTGGGCGTGTATGCCTATCTCCTTGCTCTTTATTATGCTCTTGGCTTTCTTCACGAGGTATTCGGTCGACTCTTGGTACAGGGAGCCGTAACTGTCGACCAGGTAGATCACGTTCGCCTTGCATTCCTCCTCAAGCTGGTGGAAGGCCTCGGTTAGCTCGGTATCCATGGCCTTCGATATCGCCATGATGTTGACCGTGGTCTCGTAGCCCTTTTCCGCGAATTGGTTGACGAGGAATATGGCCTTGTCTATGTCCTTGACATAACACGCTACGCGGATCATCGACACCGGGCTCTCCTTCCGCGGTTTCACGTCCTCTACATCGACGCGGTCGACATCGACCATGACCGAGATCTTCGTCTGCGATTCGATGCCGTCGATGACCTTCTTTATATGCTCATCGTCGCAGAATTTCCATTGGCCGTATTCTTTTTCCGAAAAGAGTTTCTTTGAGTTCTTATATCCTATCTCCATATAATCTATCTTGGCTTCCGAGAGCGCCTTATAGACCGCGCGGACGAACTTGAAGTCGAAGTCGTGCTTATTTATGAGCCCGCCGTCCCTTATCGTGCAGTCCAGCACCTTTATCTTTTCTCTGAACACTTTATTGGTCTCCTCCTCTTAAGATCATGCTCAAGCATCCTTCCCTTCCCTGCCCAACACTCTGAGGAAGGCATCGACTAAGAGCGGGTTGAACTGCGTCCCGCTGTGCTTCTTTAATTCTTCTATGGCAACCTGTTTAGTCAACGGGCCCCTGTAGGCGCGGGTAGTGGTCATGGCGTCATAAGCGTCGGCGACCGAGACGATCTGGGCTAACATATCTATCTCACCGCCTTTAAGGCCGTCCGGATAACCCGAGCCGTCGTATCGTTCGTGATGTGACCTGACGATAGAAAGCATGCGCTTATCCAGGAAGACCGGTCCCAATATCTCCTCTCCCGTAACCGGATGTTGTTTGACCGTCCTCCATTCTTCATCGGTCAGTTTTTCCACCTTGTTCAATACCCTCTCGTCGATGCCTAATTTTCCTATATCATGGAGCTCGGCCACTTCTTTCAGCATGTCGGCGTCTTTTACGGAAAGCCCCATCTCGAGGGCGAGCGCGCGCGAATACTCGGAGACCCTGTCAGAGTGGCCGCTCGTGTAACTGTCTTTCGCCTCGAGGCCGCGCACTAACGATTGGACGATGCGGTAGAAATAATCCCGTAAGGCCTCTTTTGACGCGACGAGGCTTTCTGCCATTTTATTAAAGGACTCGCCCAACCTGCCGATCTCATCTCTTCCTTTAATGTGGACCCTGTATTGGAGGTCTCCCGCCCCGAAGTGCCTGGTAGCTTCCTCGAGTTCTTTGACCGGATCGGTCGCCCTCTTTGAGACCAGGAGCCCTAAGGCTATGGAGATCAGCATGCCAGCGCCCAATACCAAAATAGCGCGCCGTAAGAGTTCCCTCTGTGTCCCGTAAACATTTTGCGCGCTGATATCTATCCCGAGTATGGCTACCGTCTTGCCGTCCTTGCCGCGGATAGGAGCGTAGCCCGAGAGGGTGGCCCCCCATTCATCGATCATGAGTTTACTATCGGCGGAAGGGCCCGATAACGCTTTTAACATCTCGGGGAACCTCGAGGCGTCATACTTATCCCCCGGGTACGAGGTCGCTCCCGACTCCCCCTTGGTCTGGACCCTGGGTTCGGGATCAACTATAAACTGCCATACGCCCTTGTCGGTCCGGTCCATGGTGTATATGAAAAGTATCTGGGGGTTCGCTTTTTTTATCTGCGATAATTTTTCGGCAATAGTATTGTATTGCGAGCTTTTTACGCCGTCGCGGTCAAGCGGAACCTGCATAAGGAGATCGGGATCCACGGTAAAGGCCGCCGTCTGCGCGACCATCTTGAGGTGTTCCCTGAACTGTTCGAATTGCGCTCTATAGCTGAATTGGTATAAGAGCAGGCTGCTGATCGCGGCCACCAAAAACAGTGAAAGGACGAGCGCCACCGTGATCTTCGAACGAAAACTCCCGAAGAAGAATTGGTTATTTACCATAGGGTCTTGCCGCCTCCGCCGGTTTAGTAAAATATTATACGCATATAAAGCGGTTATATCAAGAAAACTCTATCATAATAATTTTACTTTGGAAAGGGATCGGGGTATAATAATGCCGATAACTAATGCACGCACTAACCCTTATCATAACCAGTCTTTTAATATTCGCGCTCGCTTACAGGTTTTACGCGAAATTCATAATCACGAAGGTCCTGGTGTTCGACCCGTCCAGGCCCACTCCCGCCCACACCCTCCGCGACGGCAAAGATTACCATCCGACAAATAAGTTTGTCCTTTTCGGCCATCACTTCGCGGCGATATCCGGCGCCGGGCCGCTCGTCGGGCCGGTCCTGGCCGCGCAGTTCGGGTTCCTTCCCGGGTTCCTGTGGATACTTATCGGCGCGGTCCTCGGAGGCGCGGTGCATGACATGGTCATACTCTTCGCTTCGGTCAGGATGAAAGGCCAATCCCTGACCCGCCTCGCGAAAAAACATATAGGTTCGACCGCCGGCATCGCGACCGGCATATCCATCCTGTTCATAATAGTTACAGCGCTTGCGGGCCTAGCGCTCGTGGTGGTAAACGCGCTGAGCGAAAGCTCGTGGGCCACCTTTACGATAGCGATGACCATCCCGGCCGCGCTCCTTGTGGCGCTCTATATGTATAAGATAAGGCCGGGCAGGATAGTCGAGGCCTCGCTCATCGGCGTGACGATAGTCATATTGGGCGTCGTCTTTGGCGAGCCGCTCTCTAAGACCGCGTTCGGGAATTATTTCCTGCTCTCAAGACCAGCGCTTTCGGTCATACTCCCGATCTACGGATTCATCGCGTCCACCCTTCCGGTCTGGCTCCTCCTCTGCCCGCGGGATTACCTGAGCTCGTATATGAAGATCGGCACGATAGGGCTCCTCGTCGCCGGGATATTCCTGGTGAACCCGGTGATCCGGATGCCGGCCCTCACCCCGTATATTCACGGCGGCGGGCCGATAATACCCGGAAAGGTCTGGCCGTTCGTCTGCATCACGATCGCCTGCGGCGCGATAAGCGGGTTCCACAGCCTCATCGCCTCTGGCACCACCCCGAAAATGATAAATAATGAGTCGGATATACGTTTTATAAGTTTTGGAGCGATGCTGGTCGAGGCGGTCGTATCGATAATGGCGTTGATCGCCGCGACGGTCATGCTGCCCGGGGATTATTTCGCCATAAACGTCCCGCCGGACGTATTCGCCAAACTGGGATTGAATATCACGGACTTAAAAGGGATAGAGCAAATGACCGGCGAGACCCTGGCCGGCAGGCCGGGCGGGGCCGTATCCCTCGCCGCCGGGATGTCTCTTATCCTCTCCTCGATAAAAGGCATGAAGCATCTGATGGGCTACTGGTACCACTTCGCCATAATGTTCGAGGCATTATTTATCCTGACGACGGTCGACACGGGGACGCGCGTCGCCCGCTACATAGTGCAGGAGATGACAAAGTTCGTGAACCCGAGGGCGGGCAAGGGAAACCGCCTCTTAAGCATGATTTTAAGCGGGGCCGTCATAAGTTCCCTGTGGGGGTACCTGGTTTATAACGGGGATATATCGACCATCTGGCCGATGTTCGGAGTGGCGAACCAGCTTTTGGCGACGCTGGCGCTCTGCATCGGCACCGTATTCATCCTGAGACATTCAAGAAAAAAATACTACTGCCTGATAACTTTCCTGCCGTCGCTGTTCATGTTCGCAACGACTTTTTGGGCGGGGATAGAAAATATCATAATAAATTACCTTCCGAAACATACCTTCCAGGGGAACCTTAACGCGGGGTTTTCGATCATAATGCTGGCGCTTGTGATAATAATATTTGTCGAATCGCTCAGGAAGTCTTTTTCCTTATTGAAAGCCCCCGGGCATAACCGATGACTTTGATGTAGCTCCAGCCCACCGCGAAAAGGCGGAACTTTGACTTTCCCATCCCGGCCCCCCTCTGTATCCATGATACCGGGACTTCCGCGATATTATATCCCGCAACGATGGGGAATATGCCCGTCTCCGCGTTTATGGCGAAATCATCGCTCCTCCACGGCAGGCCGCGTATTATCTCCGCCTTATAAAGTTTAAAATTATTGGTGAGGTCTTTCTGCCTTATATTGAAGAGCGCCCTGACGATAAAATGGAACGAGCGGTTCATTATCTTCTTCATGGGCGGATAATTGACCAGCTTCCCGCCTTCCATATACCGCGAGCCTATCGCCCCGTCGAACCCTTCCCGCTCCGCCGCCGCGATAAGCGACCGCACCTCCCCGATATTCTCTATAAAATCCGAATCCATCGTAAGGACATAATCGGCCTTGGGGCTGACGTTCCTGAAACCGGTCTTTAACGCGAGCCCGGCCCCGCTCGGCCGGCCTTTTTCTATCAGCCTGACTTTGCTGTCGCGGCCCATCCAGTCGCGGACGACATCCGATGTCCCGTCCGTGCTGGAATCGCTGACCACGATGATCTCGAGCAGTTCATCGCGGTAATTACCCAGCAGGCCTTCAAGCATACCGCCGATATTCTCTTCTTCATTATGGGCGATCAAGACAGCTGAGAGGTTGCCCTTCATCGCGGACCGGCCTTCTTAAGCCGCGGGGCCTGCCCGATAAGGACACGTATCGTCGCCGCCCACAAGGCCAGGGTGGCCCACGAAATAAGGGAAATACTTTTGAAAACAGGCACGAACACCAGGCAGGTGGAAATAAATAAGGCCGAAGCGGCCGCAAGCAGGAATTTTTTCCCGGCAGGCGGGGTTTCCGCGCGCCCGGCATAGTTAAGGACGGCGAAATAAATGACAAACGTCCAACCCCAGGTGTAATAAATGCAATACTGGGGGAGTAAAAGTGCGAGCATCAAAAAGACCGGATAGAGCAGTCCCTGCGAGGCCTCTTCCCGGTTTTTCCAGGCCGCGACGCATGACAACAGGACGATCACCGCCGAAAGGCCCCTGATGAGCAGGTGGATCATTTCCGGAGAAACGAGATAACGGAAATTATTGGTCCCGCCCGGCGCCAATAGCCTTCCGACGGCCCCGGGAAGCGATTGGTTACTTACCCTCAGGTCGAGGTAGTTTACGTAAGAGGCCGCGGCAGAGAACGGCTTGATGGCGCGGTCGAACCATTCTCCCAGCAGGTAGTTATTGAATCCTATGCCGAATACCGCGGAAGGGACCAGGAAAAAAATGACAAAAAAGCCCGCGATGAAGCCAAGGATGAACCTTCCCCTGCTTTTTAAGACAAAATAAAGGATAAAGACCAGCAAAGGGCTGTATACGGTCAGGGCGAGGCAGAAGTAGACGGCCGAAAAGAACATCCTTTTTTCCTTGAACAATAAAAGCGCCGTCAGAAGGAAAAATAGGGCGACGAGCTTGTTCTGGCTGTTGGACAATTCATATAACAGGAAAGGCAAAGCCAAGAGGAGGCTTATCTTCAGGTTCAGCAAGCCCTCCTCTTTAGTCCGCGACTGGATGAGCCGGAGCAATATCAACCCGCTGAGCGCTACCGCGGCGAGCTCGGCCAGGTACCATGCGAATATGGAGGGCAGCATGCCTTTGAAAGTCAAGGGTTCCGCGGCCGAGAATTCGGCCATTTCGCTTCCCAGCATAAAGGGATATTGGAGTATCGTCATCCCCGGCGCGTAACGGAAGAGCGGACGGTTTACGTCGGAAATATTATCATACGGCGACTTGCCGTGCAATA
This sequence is a window from Candidatus Omnitrophota bacterium. Protein-coding genes within it:
- a CDS encoding glycosyltransferase 87 family protein; amino-acid sequence: MKRYRVFNIFFWSAVSIAVIVTGISLSMRGGRDLKVGLYGVNQVLHGKSPYDNISDVNRPLFRYAPGMTILQYPFMLGSEMAEFSAAEPLTFKGMLPSIFAWYLAELAAVALSGLILLRLIQSRTKEEGLLNLKISLLLALPFLLYELSNSQNKLVALFFLLTALLLFKEKRMFFSAVYFCLALTVYSPLLVFILYFVLKSRGRFILGFIAGFFVIFFLVPSAVFGIGFNNYLLGEWFDRAIKPFSAAASYVNYLDLRVSNQSLPGAVGRLLAPGGTNNFRYLVSPEMIHLLIRGLSAVIVLLSCVAAWKNREEASQGLLYPVFLMLALLLPQYCIYYTWGWTFVIYFAVLNYAGRAETPPAGKKFLLAAASALFISTCLVFVPVFKSISLISWATLALWAATIRVLIGQAPRLKKAGPR
- a CDS encoding OmpA family protein; this translates as MSKRTIAGYVLIALLILTATDLFASNLFINKEQRKANRETEMQELQKQFQWWPTDAQPAPIKDADMGGYWWWPKEPGTAASGTTSLWGNRGYIYMYKIIFDYKSEELPAPKPQELRPSLLIKNIKKNVKIYFDYNKSYLRVDVKKILDEAVWTLKHNPDCSILITGNCDIRGTEKYNQKLGRQRADAVKDFMLKNGIPDGRIKIVSRGKLDAIAPVTDLIGMQKDRNAQFMIAEVEEVMIPAPGEAQLEQATKVEEGKYVIEEEKNVESKIKVSKREYVVQKGDTLSSIAKKELGNPAKWKYLYEINKDRISSPNKLRTGTKIIIPKE
- a CDS encoding glycosyltransferase; this translates as MKGNLSAVLIAHNEEENIGGMLEGLLGNYRDELLEIIVVSDSSTDGTSDVVRDWMGRDSKVRLIEKGRPSGAGLALKTGFRNVSPKADYVLTMDSDFIENIGEVRSLIAAAEREGFDGAIGSRYMEGGKLVNYPPMKKIMNRSFHFIVRALFNIRQKDLTNNFKLYKAEIIRGLPWRSDDFAINAETGIFPIVAGYNIAEVPVSWIQRGAGMGKSKFRLFAVGWSYIKVIGYARGLSIRKKTS
- a CDS encoding aldolase catalytic domain-containing protein — protein: MFREKIKVLDCTIRDGGLINKHDFDFKFVRAVYKALSEAKIDYMEIGYKNSKKLFSEKEYGQWKFCDDEHIKKVIDGIESQTKISVMVDVDRVDVEDVKPRKESPVSMIRVACYVKDIDKAIFLVNQFAEKGYETTVNIMAISKAMDTELTEAFHQLEEECKANVIYLVDSYGSLYQESTEYLVKKAKSIIKSKEIGIHAHNNQQLAFGNTIEAIIHNANYVDGTVYGLGRAAGNCPLELILGFLKNPKFDIRPVLDLISKEFIPLREKMEWGYIIPYAITGILDEHPRAAMALRGSDKKEDYREFYESLIGSGETQ
- a CDS encoding HD domain-containing protein, producing MVNNQFFFGSFRSKITVALVLSLFLVAAISSLLLYQFSYRAQFEQFREHLKMVAQTAAFTVDPDLLMQVPLDRDGVKSSQYNTIAEKLSQIKKANPQILFIYTMDRTDKGVWQFIVDPEPRVQTKGESGATSYPGDKYDASRFPEMLKALSGPSADSKLMIDEWGATLSGYAPIRGKDGKTVAILGIDISAQNVYGTQRELLRRAILVLGAGMLISIALGLLVSKRATDPVKELEEATRHFGAGDLQYRVHIKGRDEIGRLGESFNKMAESLVASKEALRDYFYRIVQSLVRGLEAKDSYTSGHSDRVSEYSRALALEMGLSVKDADMLKEVAELHDIGKLGIDERVLNKVEKLTDEEWRTVKQHPVTGEEILGPVFLDKRMLSIVRSHHERYDGSGYPDGLKGGEIDMLAQIVSVADAYDAMTTTRAYRGPLTKQVAIEELKKHSGTQFNPLLVDAFLRVLGREGKDA
- a CDS encoding carbon starvation protein A: MHALTLIITSLLIFALAYRFYAKFIITKVLVFDPSRPTPAHTLRDGKDYHPTNKFVLFGHHFAAISGAGPLVGPVLAAQFGFLPGFLWILIGAVLGGAVHDMVILFASVRMKGQSLTRLAKKHIGSTAGIATGISILFIIVTALAGLALVVVNALSESSWATFTIAMTIPAALLVALYMYKIRPGRIVEASLIGVTIVILGVVFGEPLSKTAFGNYFLLSRPALSVILPIYGFIASTLPVWLLLCPRDYLSSYMKIGTIGLLVAGIFLVNPVIRMPALTPYIHGGGPIIPGKVWPFVCITIACGAISGFHSLIASGTTPKMINNESDIRFISFGAMLVEAVVSIMALIAATVMLPGDYFAINVPPDVFAKLGLNITDLKGIEQMTGETLAGRPGGAVSLAAGMSLILSSIKGMKHLMGYWYHFAIMFEALFILTTVDTGTRVARYIVQEMTKFVNPRAGKGNRLLSMILSGAVISSLWGYLVYNGDISTIWPMFGVANQLLATLALCIGTVFILRHSRKKYYCLITFLPSLFMFATTFWAGIENIIINYLPKHTFQGNLNAGFSIIMLALVIIIFVESLRKSFSLLKAPGHNR